One window of Carassius auratus strain Wakin chromosome 17, ASM336829v1, whole genome shotgun sequence genomic DNA carries:
- the LOC113116975 gene encoding protein numb homolog isoform X1, translating to MNKLRQSFRRKKDVYVPESSRPHQWQTDEEAVRGGKCSFAVKYLGHVEVEESRGMHICEDAVKRLKTDRKFFKGFFAKAGKKAVRAVLWVSADGLRVVDDKTKDLILDQTIEKVSFCAPDRNFEHAFSYICRDGTTRRWICHCFMAVKDSGERLSHAVGCAFAACLERKQKREKECGVTATFDANRTTFTREGSFRVTTATEQAEREEVMRQLQDAKNDSEGVLGGSSVGVSNPGVTLAGPNGSSSSPPLPMSTLAPQEANPHAIPRRHATVEALARQGSFRAFPALSQKTSPFKRQMSLRMNELPSTVQRKSDFPIRNTVPEVEGEGDSISSLCTQITSTFSGAPEDPFSSAPMPKPTSSPQSPSAPVNGAVAAFPAPSVTVTAVPHSPVLPPPLPVRETNPWAKTPNKAPNTAHIGSEWPNPKPAAGALPTVNANLSTPASSHKRTPSEADRWLEEVTKSVRAHQPAAVTRTNTPPAQQPFPAAMAPGPSAPFMPGIPPSAAPTVPPRQPAFHAQAPASFPVSNGIPFVQPTFPVVGITPSQMVANVFGSATQTQPTPVPVQMPQAQLQSSPFSTPPTGQFDIQTVCSPFGKPLLPPVTNATPKVNATFNGANSWAAVSSPGQSVAVQQQTDPFEAQWAALESRSQQRTAPSPTNPFSTELHKTFEIQL from the exons ATGAATAAACTACGGCAGAGTTTCCGGAGAAAGAAAGACGTTTACGTGCCAGAGTCCAGCCGGCCGCACCAGTGGCAGACCGATGAGGAGGCCGTGCGCGGGGGCAAATGCAGCTTCGCCGTCAAG tatCTGGGGCACGTGGAGGTCGAGGAGTCTCGTGGCATGCACATCTGTGAAGATGCTGTCAAGAGATTGAAGACG GACAGAAAGTTCTTCAAGGGCTTCTTTGCAAAA GCGGGTAAGAAGGCCGTGCGAGCCGTGCTCTGGGTGTCTGCGGATGGCCTGAGGGTCGTAGATGACAAGACAAAG gatctgattctggaccAGACGATAGAGAAGGTTTCCTTCTGTGCGCCCGATCGTAACTTCGAGCACGCCTTCTCCTACATCTGCAGAGACGGGACGACGCGCCGCTGGATCTGCCACTGCTTCATGGCCGTCAAGGACTCG GGCGAGCGTCTGAGTCACGCGGTGGGCTGTGCGTTTGCTGCGTGTCTGGAGCGCAAGCAGAAGAGGGAGAAGGAGTGCGGGGTCACGGCCACCTTCGATGCCAACCGCACCACCTTCACTCGCGAGGGATCCTTCCGCGTCACCACAGCCACGGAGCAGGCCGAGCGAGAGGAGGTCATGAGACAGCTGCAGGACGCCAAgaacg ACTCTGAGGGGGTGTTGGGCGGCTCCTCTGTCGGCGTGTCTAACCCCGGGGTCACCCTCGCTGGACCCAATGGCTCTTCATCCTCTCCTCCTCTGCCCATGAGCACTCTGGCCCCTCAGGAAGCCAATCCTCACGCCATCCCTCGACGCCACGCCACCGTGGAGGCTCTGGCTCGCCAGGGCTCGTTCAGGGCCTTCCCTGCGCTCAGTCAGAAGACCTCTCCCTTCAAACGGCAGATGTCGCTGCGCATGAACGAGCTGCCCTCCACCGTGCAGCGCAAGTCTGACTTCCCCATCAGAAACACCG tGCCGGAGGTGGAGGGTGAGGGCGACAGCATCAGCTCTCTGTGCACTCAGATCACATCCACCTTCAGTGGGGCTCCAGAAGACCCGTTCTCCTCCGCACCGATGCCCAAACCCACCTCCTCCCCGCAGTCACCCTCAGCTCCAG TTAATGGTGCAGTTGCTGCCTTCCCGGCTCCTAGTGTCACTGTAACTGCTGTGCCTCACTCACCCGTGCTGCCGCCCCCGCTGCCTGTCCGAGAGACTAACCCCTGGGCCAAGACCCCAAACAAAGCCCCAAACACAGCACACATAG GGAGCGAGTGGCCAAATCCTAAACCCGCAGCAGGAGCCCTACCCACCGTCAATGCAAATCTTTCTACACCTGCCTCCTCTCACAAGCGTACGCCATCGGAAGCTGACCGCTGGCTGGAGGAGGTGACCAAGTCTGTGCGAGCCCACCAACCCGCCGCCGTCACGAGAACCAACACACCTCCCGCTCAGCAGCCCTTCCCCGCCGCTATGGCACCTGGTCCATCTGCACCCTTCATGCCAGGCATTCCTCCATCTGCGGCCCCTACTGTACCCCCACGCCAGCCGGCTTTCCACGCTCAGGCACCGGCATCCTTCCCAGTGTCCAATGGGATCCCGTTTGTGCAACCAACATTTCCGGTGGTTGGCATTACACCTTCACAGATGGTGGCTAACGTGTTCGGTTCTGCCACGCAGACTCAGCCCACCCCGGTACCTGTTCAGATGCCCCAGGCACAGCTACAGTCATCACCTTTCTCCACACCACCAACAGGTCAGTTTGACATCCAGACGGTGTGCAGCCCCTTCGGCAAACCTCTCCTACCTCCGGTGACAAACGCCACACCGAAAGTCAATGCCACATTTAATGGGGCTAACAGCTGGGCGGCAGTTTCGTCACCTGGGCAGTCTGTGGCAGTGCAACAACAGACCGATCCCTTCGAGGCCCAGTGGGCCGCACTGGAGAGCCGCTCGCAGCAACGCACCGCTCCTTCACCCACAAACCCCTTCTCCACCGAGCTCCACAAGACGTTTGAGATCCAACTCTGA
- the LOC113116975 gene encoding protein numb homolog isoform X3: MNKLRQSFRRKKDVYVPESSRPHQWQTDEEAVRGGKCSFAVKYLGHVEVEESRGMHICEDAVKRLKTDRKFFKGFFAKAGKKAVRAVLWVSADGLRVVDDKTKDLILDQTIEKVSFCAPDRNFEHAFSYICRDGTTRRWICHCFMAVKDSGERLSHAVGCAFAACLERKQKREKECGVTATFDANRTTFTREGSFRVTTATEQAEREEVMRQLQDAKNDSEGVLGGSSVGVSNPGVTLAGPNGSSSSPPLPMSTLAPQEANPHAIPRRHATVEALARQGSFRAFPALSQKTSPFKRQMSLRMNELPSTVQRKSDFPIRNTVPEVEGEGDSISSLCTQITSTFSGAPEDPFSSAPMPKPTSSPQSPSAPGSEWPNPKPAAGALPTVNANLSTPASSHKRTPSEADRWLEEVTKSVRAHQPAAVTRTNTPPAQQPFPAAMAPGPSAPFMPGIPPSAAPTVPPRQPAFHAQAPASFPVSNGIPFVQPTFPVVGITPSQMVANVFGSATQTQPTPVPVQMPQAQLQSSPFSTPPTGQFDIQTVCSPFGKPLLPPVTNATPKVNATFNGANSWAAVSSPGQSVAVQQQTDPFEAQWAALESRSQQRTAPSPTNPFSTELHKTFEIQL, from the exons ATGAATAAACTACGGCAGAGTTTCCGGAGAAAGAAAGACGTTTACGTGCCAGAGTCCAGCCGGCCGCACCAGTGGCAGACCGATGAGGAGGCCGTGCGCGGGGGCAAATGCAGCTTCGCCGTCAAG tatCTGGGGCACGTGGAGGTCGAGGAGTCTCGTGGCATGCACATCTGTGAAGATGCTGTCAAGAGATTGAAGACG GACAGAAAGTTCTTCAAGGGCTTCTTTGCAAAA GCGGGTAAGAAGGCCGTGCGAGCCGTGCTCTGGGTGTCTGCGGATGGCCTGAGGGTCGTAGATGACAAGACAAAG gatctgattctggaccAGACGATAGAGAAGGTTTCCTTCTGTGCGCCCGATCGTAACTTCGAGCACGCCTTCTCCTACATCTGCAGAGACGGGACGACGCGCCGCTGGATCTGCCACTGCTTCATGGCCGTCAAGGACTCG GGCGAGCGTCTGAGTCACGCGGTGGGCTGTGCGTTTGCTGCGTGTCTGGAGCGCAAGCAGAAGAGGGAGAAGGAGTGCGGGGTCACGGCCACCTTCGATGCCAACCGCACCACCTTCACTCGCGAGGGATCCTTCCGCGTCACCACAGCCACGGAGCAGGCCGAGCGAGAGGAGGTCATGAGACAGCTGCAGGACGCCAAgaacg ACTCTGAGGGGGTGTTGGGCGGCTCCTCTGTCGGCGTGTCTAACCCCGGGGTCACCCTCGCTGGACCCAATGGCTCTTCATCCTCTCCTCCTCTGCCCATGAGCACTCTGGCCCCTCAGGAAGCCAATCCTCACGCCATCCCTCGACGCCACGCCACCGTGGAGGCTCTGGCTCGCCAGGGCTCGTTCAGGGCCTTCCCTGCGCTCAGTCAGAAGACCTCTCCCTTCAAACGGCAGATGTCGCTGCGCATGAACGAGCTGCCCTCCACCGTGCAGCGCAAGTCTGACTTCCCCATCAGAAACACCG tGCCGGAGGTGGAGGGTGAGGGCGACAGCATCAGCTCTCTGTGCACTCAGATCACATCCACCTTCAGTGGGGCTCCAGAAGACCCGTTCTCCTCCGCACCGATGCCCAAACCCACCTCCTCCCCGCAGTCACCCTCAGCTCCAG GGAGCGAGTGGCCAAATCCTAAACCCGCAGCAGGAGCCCTACCCACCGTCAATGCAAATCTTTCTACACCTGCCTCCTCTCACAAGCGTACGCCATCGGAAGCTGACCGCTGGCTGGAGGAGGTGACCAAGTCTGTGCGAGCCCACCAACCCGCCGCCGTCACGAGAACCAACACACCTCCCGCTCAGCAGCCCTTCCCCGCCGCTATGGCACCTGGTCCATCTGCACCCTTCATGCCAGGCATTCCTCCATCTGCGGCCCCTACTGTACCCCCACGCCAGCCGGCTTTCCACGCTCAGGCACCGGCATCCTTCCCAGTGTCCAATGGGATCCCGTTTGTGCAACCAACATTTCCGGTGGTTGGCATTACACCTTCACAGATGGTGGCTAACGTGTTCGGTTCTGCCACGCAGACTCAGCCCACCCCGGTACCTGTTCAGATGCCCCAGGCACAGCTACAGTCATCACCTTTCTCCACACCACCAACAGGTCAGTTTGACATCCAGACGGTGTGCAGCCCCTTCGGCAAACCTCTCCTACCTCCGGTGACAAACGCCACACCGAAAGTCAATGCCACATTTAATGGGGCTAACAGCTGGGCGGCAGTTTCGTCACCTGGGCAGTCTGTGGCAGTGCAACAACAGACCGATCCCTTCGAGGCCCAGTGGGCCGCACTGGAGAGCCGCTCGCAGCAACGCACCGCTCCTTCACCCACAAACCCCTTCTCCACCGAGCTCCACAAGACGTTTGAGATCCAACTCTGA
- the LOC113116975 gene encoding protein numb homolog isoform X2 codes for MNKLRQSFRRKKDVYVPESSRPHQWQTDEEAVRGGKCSFAVKYLGHVEVEESRGMHICEDAVKRLKTAGKKAVRAVLWVSADGLRVVDDKTKDLILDQTIEKVSFCAPDRNFEHAFSYICRDGTTRRWICHCFMAVKDSGERLSHAVGCAFAACLERKQKREKECGVTATFDANRTTFTREGSFRVTTATEQAEREEVMRQLQDAKNDSEGVLGGSSVGVSNPGVTLAGPNGSSSSPPLPMSTLAPQEANPHAIPRRHATVEALARQGSFRAFPALSQKTSPFKRQMSLRMNELPSTVQRKSDFPIRNTVPEVEGEGDSISSLCTQITSTFSGAPEDPFSSAPMPKPTSSPQSPSAPVNGAVAAFPAPSVTVTAVPHSPVLPPPLPVRETNPWAKTPNKAPNTAHIGSEWPNPKPAAGALPTVNANLSTPASSHKRTPSEADRWLEEVTKSVRAHQPAAVTRTNTPPAQQPFPAAMAPGPSAPFMPGIPPSAAPTVPPRQPAFHAQAPASFPVSNGIPFVQPTFPVVGITPSQMVANVFGSATQTQPTPVPVQMPQAQLQSSPFSTPPTGQFDIQTVCSPFGKPLLPPVTNATPKVNATFNGANSWAAVSSPGQSVAVQQQTDPFEAQWAALESRSQQRTAPSPTNPFSTELHKTFEIQL; via the exons ATGAATAAACTACGGCAGAGTTTCCGGAGAAAGAAAGACGTTTACGTGCCAGAGTCCAGCCGGCCGCACCAGTGGCAGACCGATGAGGAGGCCGTGCGCGGGGGCAAATGCAGCTTCGCCGTCAAG tatCTGGGGCACGTGGAGGTCGAGGAGTCTCGTGGCATGCACATCTGTGAAGATGCTGTCAAGAGATTGAAGACG GCGGGTAAGAAGGCCGTGCGAGCCGTGCTCTGGGTGTCTGCGGATGGCCTGAGGGTCGTAGATGACAAGACAAAG gatctgattctggaccAGACGATAGAGAAGGTTTCCTTCTGTGCGCCCGATCGTAACTTCGAGCACGCCTTCTCCTACATCTGCAGAGACGGGACGACGCGCCGCTGGATCTGCCACTGCTTCATGGCCGTCAAGGACTCG GGCGAGCGTCTGAGTCACGCGGTGGGCTGTGCGTTTGCTGCGTGTCTGGAGCGCAAGCAGAAGAGGGAGAAGGAGTGCGGGGTCACGGCCACCTTCGATGCCAACCGCACCACCTTCACTCGCGAGGGATCCTTCCGCGTCACCACAGCCACGGAGCAGGCCGAGCGAGAGGAGGTCATGAGACAGCTGCAGGACGCCAAgaacg ACTCTGAGGGGGTGTTGGGCGGCTCCTCTGTCGGCGTGTCTAACCCCGGGGTCACCCTCGCTGGACCCAATGGCTCTTCATCCTCTCCTCCTCTGCCCATGAGCACTCTGGCCCCTCAGGAAGCCAATCCTCACGCCATCCCTCGACGCCACGCCACCGTGGAGGCTCTGGCTCGCCAGGGCTCGTTCAGGGCCTTCCCTGCGCTCAGTCAGAAGACCTCTCCCTTCAAACGGCAGATGTCGCTGCGCATGAACGAGCTGCCCTCCACCGTGCAGCGCAAGTCTGACTTCCCCATCAGAAACACCG tGCCGGAGGTGGAGGGTGAGGGCGACAGCATCAGCTCTCTGTGCACTCAGATCACATCCACCTTCAGTGGGGCTCCAGAAGACCCGTTCTCCTCCGCACCGATGCCCAAACCCACCTCCTCCCCGCAGTCACCCTCAGCTCCAG TTAATGGTGCAGTTGCTGCCTTCCCGGCTCCTAGTGTCACTGTAACTGCTGTGCCTCACTCACCCGTGCTGCCGCCCCCGCTGCCTGTCCGAGAGACTAACCCCTGGGCCAAGACCCCAAACAAAGCCCCAAACACAGCACACATAG GGAGCGAGTGGCCAAATCCTAAACCCGCAGCAGGAGCCCTACCCACCGTCAATGCAAATCTTTCTACACCTGCCTCCTCTCACAAGCGTACGCCATCGGAAGCTGACCGCTGGCTGGAGGAGGTGACCAAGTCTGTGCGAGCCCACCAACCCGCCGCCGTCACGAGAACCAACACACCTCCCGCTCAGCAGCCCTTCCCCGCCGCTATGGCACCTGGTCCATCTGCACCCTTCATGCCAGGCATTCCTCCATCTGCGGCCCCTACTGTACCCCCACGCCAGCCGGCTTTCCACGCTCAGGCACCGGCATCCTTCCCAGTGTCCAATGGGATCCCGTTTGTGCAACCAACATTTCCGGTGGTTGGCATTACACCTTCACAGATGGTGGCTAACGTGTTCGGTTCTGCCACGCAGACTCAGCCCACCCCGGTACCTGTTCAGATGCCCCAGGCACAGCTACAGTCATCACCTTTCTCCACACCACCAACAGGTCAGTTTGACATCCAGACGGTGTGCAGCCCCTTCGGCAAACCTCTCCTACCTCCGGTGACAAACGCCACACCGAAAGTCAATGCCACATTTAATGGGGCTAACAGCTGGGCGGCAGTTTCGTCACCTGGGCAGTCTGTGGCAGTGCAACAACAGACCGATCCCTTCGAGGCCCAGTGGGCCGCACTGGAGAGCCGCTCGCAGCAACGCACCGCTCCTTCACCCACAAACCCCTTCTCCACCGAGCTCCACAAGACGTTTGAGATCCAACTCTGA
- the LOC113116975 gene encoding protein numb homolog isoform X4, with the protein MNKLRQSFRRKKDVYVPESSRPHQWQTDEEAVRGGKCSFAVKYLGHVEVEESRGMHICEDAVKRLKTAGKKAVRAVLWVSADGLRVVDDKTKDLILDQTIEKVSFCAPDRNFEHAFSYICRDGTTRRWICHCFMAVKDSGERLSHAVGCAFAACLERKQKREKECGVTATFDANRTTFTREGSFRVTTATEQAEREEVMRQLQDAKNDSEGVLGGSSVGVSNPGVTLAGPNGSSSSPPLPMSTLAPQEANPHAIPRRHATVEALARQGSFRAFPALSQKTSPFKRQMSLRMNELPSTVQRKSDFPIRNTVPEVEGEGDSISSLCTQITSTFSGAPEDPFSSAPMPKPTSSPQSPSAPGSEWPNPKPAAGALPTVNANLSTPASSHKRTPSEADRWLEEVTKSVRAHQPAAVTRTNTPPAQQPFPAAMAPGPSAPFMPGIPPSAAPTVPPRQPAFHAQAPASFPVSNGIPFVQPTFPVVGITPSQMVANVFGSATQTQPTPVPVQMPQAQLQSSPFSTPPTGQFDIQTVCSPFGKPLLPPVTNATPKVNATFNGANSWAAVSSPGQSVAVQQQTDPFEAQWAALESRSQQRTAPSPTNPFSTELHKTFEIQL; encoded by the exons ATGAATAAACTACGGCAGAGTTTCCGGAGAAAGAAAGACGTTTACGTGCCAGAGTCCAGCCGGCCGCACCAGTGGCAGACCGATGAGGAGGCCGTGCGCGGGGGCAAATGCAGCTTCGCCGTCAAG tatCTGGGGCACGTGGAGGTCGAGGAGTCTCGTGGCATGCACATCTGTGAAGATGCTGTCAAGAGATTGAAGACG GCGGGTAAGAAGGCCGTGCGAGCCGTGCTCTGGGTGTCTGCGGATGGCCTGAGGGTCGTAGATGACAAGACAAAG gatctgattctggaccAGACGATAGAGAAGGTTTCCTTCTGTGCGCCCGATCGTAACTTCGAGCACGCCTTCTCCTACATCTGCAGAGACGGGACGACGCGCCGCTGGATCTGCCACTGCTTCATGGCCGTCAAGGACTCG GGCGAGCGTCTGAGTCACGCGGTGGGCTGTGCGTTTGCTGCGTGTCTGGAGCGCAAGCAGAAGAGGGAGAAGGAGTGCGGGGTCACGGCCACCTTCGATGCCAACCGCACCACCTTCACTCGCGAGGGATCCTTCCGCGTCACCACAGCCACGGAGCAGGCCGAGCGAGAGGAGGTCATGAGACAGCTGCAGGACGCCAAgaacg ACTCTGAGGGGGTGTTGGGCGGCTCCTCTGTCGGCGTGTCTAACCCCGGGGTCACCCTCGCTGGACCCAATGGCTCTTCATCCTCTCCTCCTCTGCCCATGAGCACTCTGGCCCCTCAGGAAGCCAATCCTCACGCCATCCCTCGACGCCACGCCACCGTGGAGGCTCTGGCTCGCCAGGGCTCGTTCAGGGCCTTCCCTGCGCTCAGTCAGAAGACCTCTCCCTTCAAACGGCAGATGTCGCTGCGCATGAACGAGCTGCCCTCCACCGTGCAGCGCAAGTCTGACTTCCCCATCAGAAACACCG tGCCGGAGGTGGAGGGTGAGGGCGACAGCATCAGCTCTCTGTGCACTCAGATCACATCCACCTTCAGTGGGGCTCCAGAAGACCCGTTCTCCTCCGCACCGATGCCCAAACCCACCTCCTCCCCGCAGTCACCCTCAGCTCCAG GGAGCGAGTGGCCAAATCCTAAACCCGCAGCAGGAGCCCTACCCACCGTCAATGCAAATCTTTCTACACCTGCCTCCTCTCACAAGCGTACGCCATCGGAAGCTGACCGCTGGCTGGAGGAGGTGACCAAGTCTGTGCGAGCCCACCAACCCGCCGCCGTCACGAGAACCAACACACCTCCCGCTCAGCAGCCCTTCCCCGCCGCTATGGCACCTGGTCCATCTGCACCCTTCATGCCAGGCATTCCTCCATCTGCGGCCCCTACTGTACCCCCACGCCAGCCGGCTTTCCACGCTCAGGCACCGGCATCCTTCCCAGTGTCCAATGGGATCCCGTTTGTGCAACCAACATTTCCGGTGGTTGGCATTACACCTTCACAGATGGTGGCTAACGTGTTCGGTTCTGCCACGCAGACTCAGCCCACCCCGGTACCTGTTCAGATGCCCCAGGCACAGCTACAGTCATCACCTTTCTCCACACCACCAACAGGTCAGTTTGACATCCAGACGGTGTGCAGCCCCTTCGGCAAACCTCTCCTACCTCCGGTGACAAACGCCACACCGAAAGTCAATGCCACATTTAATGGGGCTAACAGCTGGGCGGCAGTTTCGTCACCTGGGCAGTCTGTGGCAGTGCAACAACAGACCGATCCCTTCGAGGCCCAGTGGGCCGCACTGGAGAGCCGCTCGCAGCAACGCACCGCTCCTTCACCCACAAACCCCTTCTCCACCGAGCTCCACAAGACGTTTGAGATCCAACTCTGA